Proteins from a single region of Streptomyces spinoverrucosus:
- a CDS encoding molybdopterin oxidoreductase family protein, translating to METSATPTHCPYCALQCGMNLTPAPDGTVEVTERVDFPVNRGALCGKGRTAPAVLSSRVRLSSPLVREGGELVPASWDEALDRIAEGLSSIRSAHGPDALGVFGGGGLTNEKAYTLGKFARIALGTSQIDYNGRFCMSSAAAAGTKAFGLDRGLPFPLEDIPKTGCVILVGSNLAETMPPALRYLTELKDNGGTLIVVDPRRTKTAEQADLHLAPRPGTDLALALGLLHLVVAEGRTDAEYILERTTGWEDARAAAMAHWPEYVERITGVSVPQLREAVRLFCEPEAAMVLTARGPEQQSKGTDTVGAWINLCLATGRAGRPLSGYGCLTGQGNGQGGREHGQKADQLPGYRKLTDPAARRHVADVWGVDPDSLPGPGRSAYELLDALGTDIRALLLMGSNPVVSAPRAAHVEERIKSLDFLAVCDVVLSETAALADVVLPVTQWAEETGTTTNLEGRVLLRRQAITPPEGVRSDLEVMHELAARLGVEKGFPTDPEEVFEELRRASAGGPADYSGITYRRLAEENGVFWPCPTPEEGATGGPGGAVSQGAADHGGAGPRGADGHEGEGMQGAEGAMGARFEGAAGPMHAGPRGADSHKGAGPQDAEGAMGARFEGAAGPMHAGPRGADNHEGEGMQDAEGAMGARFEGAAGAMDAGSRGADGRKGAGFEVVGGSEDFALAVYHPDGPAQGDETPGVHPGTPRLFLDRFATDDGRARFVAVSHRAVAEEPDAEYPVLLTTGRVVAQYQSGAQTRRVDELNAAAPGPFVELHPRLAERLGAAEGDPVAVVSRRGRAVAPARITTSIRPDTVFMPFHWPGEGRANTLTNPALDPTSRMPEFKACAVRVEAVKAVEAVEA from the coding sequence ATGGAAACCTCCGCGACGCCCACGCACTGCCCGTACTGCGCCCTGCAGTGCGGGATGAATCTCACGCCCGCCCCGGACGGGACGGTCGAGGTGACCGAGCGCGTGGACTTTCCCGTGAACCGGGGCGCGCTGTGCGGCAAGGGCCGGACGGCGCCGGCGGTGCTGTCGTCGCGGGTGCGGCTGTCCTCGCCGCTGGTGCGGGAGGGCGGCGAGCTGGTACCCGCGAGCTGGGACGAGGCCCTGGACCGGATCGCCGAGGGGTTGTCCTCGATCCGGTCGGCGCACGGGCCCGACGCGCTGGGCGTGTTCGGCGGGGGCGGGCTGACCAACGAGAAGGCGTACACGCTCGGCAAGTTCGCGCGGATCGCGCTGGGCACCTCCCAGATCGACTACAACGGGCGGTTCTGCATGTCGTCGGCCGCGGCGGCCGGGACCAAGGCCTTCGGGCTGGACCGGGGGCTGCCCTTCCCGCTGGAGGACATCCCGAAGACGGGGTGCGTGATCCTGGTCGGCTCGAACCTCGCGGAGACCATGCCGCCCGCGCTGCGGTATCTGACCGAGCTGAAGGACAACGGCGGCACGCTGATCGTCGTCGACCCGCGCCGCACGAAGACCGCCGAGCAGGCCGACCTGCACCTCGCGCCCCGGCCGGGGACCGATCTCGCGCTCGCGCTGGGGCTGCTGCATCTGGTCGTCGCCGAGGGGCGGACCGACGCGGAGTACATCCTGGAGCGGACGACCGGCTGGGAGGACGCGCGCGCCGCGGCGATGGCGCACTGGCCGGAGTACGTGGAGCGGATCACCGGGGTGTCCGTGCCTCAACTTCGGGAGGCTGTGCGGCTGTTCTGCGAGCCGGAGGCCGCGATGGTGCTCACCGCGCGCGGGCCGGAGCAGCAGTCCAAGGGCACGGACACGGTGGGCGCGTGGATCAACCTGTGCCTGGCGACGGGACGGGCGGGGCGCCCGCTGTCCGGGTACGGCTGTCTGACCGGGCAGGGCAACGGGCAGGGTGGGCGCGAACACGGGCAGAAGGCCGACCAGTTGCCCGGCTACCGCAAGCTGACCGACCCGGCGGCGCGGCGGCATGTGGCCGACGTGTGGGGCGTCGACCCGGACAGCCTGCCGGGGCCCGGACGCAGCGCGTACGAGCTGCTGGACGCGCTCGGCACCGACATCCGGGCGCTGCTGCTGATGGGTTCCAACCCGGTGGTGTCGGCGCCGCGCGCCGCGCATGTGGAGGAGCGGATCAAGTCCCTCGACTTCCTCGCCGTGTGCGATGTGGTGCTGTCGGAGACGGCGGCCCTCGCGGACGTCGTGCTGCCGGTGACGCAGTGGGCTGAGGAGACCGGCACCACGACCAACCTGGAGGGCCGGGTGCTGCTGCGGCGGCAGGCGATCACCCCTCCGGAGGGCGTCCGCAGCGACCTGGAGGTCATGCACGAACTGGCCGCCCGGCTCGGCGTGGAGAAGGGCTTCCCGACCGACCCCGAGGAGGTCTTCGAGGAACTGCGCCGAGCGAGCGCGGGCGGGCCCGCGGACTATTCCGGGATCACGTATCGCCGACTGGCGGAGGAAAACGGCGTGTTCTGGCCGTGCCCGACACCGGAGGAGGGGGCGACGGGGGGCCCTGGGGGCGCGGTCTCTCAGGGCGCCGCCGACCACGGGGGCGCGGGCCCGCGGGGCGCCGACGGCCACGAGGGCGAGGGCATGCAAGGCGCCGAGGGCGCCATGGGCGCGCGCTTCGAGGGCGCGGCCGGCCCCATGCACGCGGGCCCGCGGGGCGCCGACAGCCACAAGGGTGCGGGCCCGCAAGATGCCGAGGGCGCCATGGGCGCGCGCTTCGAGGGCGCGGCCGGGCCCATGCACGCGGGCCCGCGGGGCGCCGACAACCACGAGGGCGAGGGCATGCAAGATGCCGAGGGCGCCATGGGCGCGCGCTTCGAGGGCGCGGCCGGGGCCATGGACGCGGGCTCGCGGGGCGCCGACGGCCGCAAGGGTGCGGGGTTCGAAGTCGTCGGCGGGTCCGAGGATTTCGCGCTCGCCGTGTACCACCCGGACGGCCCCGCGCAGGGCGACGAAACCCCGGGCGTCCACCCCGGTACGCCCCGTCTGTTCCTCGACCGTTTCGCCACCGATGACGGGCGTGCCCGCTTCGTGGCCGTTTCGCATCGGGCCGTCGCCGAGGAACCCGACGCCGAGTACCCAGTGCTGCTGACGACCGGTCGGGTGGTGGCCCAGTACCAGTCCGGCGCCCAGACGCGCCGCGTCGACGAGCTGAACGCCGCCGCGCCGGGCCCCTTCGTGGAGCTGCATCCGAGGCTGGCGGAGCGGCTGGGCGCGGCCGAGGGCGACCCGGTGGCGGTCGTGTCCCGGCGGGGCCGTGCGGTGGCACCGGCGCGGATCACCACGTCCATCCGCCCGGACACCGTCTTCATGCCGTTCCACTGGCCGGGCGAGGGCCGCGCCAACACCCTCACCAACCCGGCGCTGGACCCGACCTCCCGCATGCCGGAGTTCAAGGCGTGTGCGGTGCGGGTGGAAGCGGTGAAGGCCGTGGAGGCGGTGGAGGCGTAG
- a CDS encoding M4 family metallopeptidase, protein MSRIRHARASRLAVTAATAALLAAALSPTTAGAADRPTRAQAIENATAALAQQADALGLTAAQGTKVRDVIVDADGTQHVRYDRTYRQLPVLGGDFVVHLAPDGTYRGADRATRGALSLPTVTPLLSGPKAADRAANSLRATRLGEALKRLTARPELVVDALHGTPKLAWRTDAVALDAQGNPVGRTVLTDARTGAQIDAWDTLESASGDGRSLYGGTVPLETTATGSSYQLTDPTRGGTYTGDATNRSDLCFLGTLCVVRAPATVFTDADNHWGDGTMTDRASAAVDAQYGSDVTWDYFRDVHGRNGIAGDGKGSYSRVHYGTRYNNAFWDDTCFCMTYGDGDGTNMGPLVSLDITGHEMAHGVTSKTAALTYSGESGGLNEATSDIFGTLVEFHAGNASDKGDWLIGEKIVRAGFGRSALRYMDRPSRDGLSVDCWSATAGSLDVHYSSGIGNHFAYLLAEGSGGKSINGVAHDSATCDGSTVTGIGRAKLGAIWYRALTVYMTSSTDYAGARAATLDAARDLYGAGSAEYAAVGSAWSAVNVG, encoded by the coding sequence ATGAGTCGAATACGGCACGCGCGAGCTTCCCGCCTCGCCGTCACCGCCGCAACCGCCGCCCTGCTGGCCGCCGCCCTCTCCCCCACCACCGCCGGCGCGGCCGACCGGCCCACCCGGGCCCAGGCGATCGAGAACGCGACCGCGGCGCTCGCGCAACAGGCCGACGCCCTCGGTCTCACCGCCGCCCAGGGCACCAAGGTGCGGGACGTGATCGTCGACGCGGACGGCACCCAGCACGTCCGCTACGACCGCACCTACCGCCAACTCCCGGTCCTCGGCGGCGACTTCGTCGTCCACCTGGCGCCGGACGGCACCTACCGGGGCGCCGACCGGGCGACCCGCGGCGCCCTCTCCCTGCCCACCGTCACCCCCCTGCTGTCCGGCCCGAAGGCCGCCGACCGCGCCGCCAACTCCCTGCGCGCCACGCGCCTCGGCGAGGCCCTGAAGCGGCTGACCGCCAGGCCCGAGCTGGTCGTCGACGCGCTGCACGGCACACCGAAGCTGGCCTGGCGGACCGACGCGGTCGCGCTGGACGCACAGGGCAACCCGGTGGGCCGCACGGTGCTGACGGACGCCCGGACCGGCGCCCAGATCGACGCCTGGGACACGCTGGAGTCGGCGTCCGGGGACGGGCGGTCGCTGTACGGCGGGACGGTTCCGCTGGAGACGACGGCGACAGGATCGTCGTACCAGCTGACGGACCCGACGCGCGGCGGCACGTACACCGGTGACGCCACGAACCGGTCCGACCTGTGTTTCCTCGGCACGCTGTGTGTCGTGCGCGCCCCCGCGACCGTCTTCACGGACGCGGACAACCACTGGGGCGACGGCACGATGACGGACCGGGCGTCGGCGGCGGTGGACGCGCAGTACGGGTCGGACGTCACCTGGGACTACTTCCGTGACGTCCACGGGCGCAACGGCATCGCGGGCGACGGCAAGGGCTCGTACAGCCGCGTGCACTACGGCACCCGGTACAACAACGCCTTCTGGGACGACACCTGCTTCTGCATGACGTACGGCGACGGTGACGGCACCAACATGGGGCCGCTGGTCTCCCTCGACATCACCGGCCACGAGATGGCCCACGGGGTGACCTCGAAGACGGCCGCGCTGACGTACTCGGGCGAGTCCGGCGGGCTGAACGAGGCCACGTCCGACATCTTCGGCACGCTGGTGGAGTTCCACGCGGGCAACGCCTCCGACAAGGGCGACTGGCTGATCGGCGAGAAGATCGTGCGGGCGGGCTTCGGGCGGAGCGCGCTGCGGTACATGGACCGCCCGTCGCGCGACGGCCTCTCGGTGGACTGCTGGAGCGCCACCGCGGGCAGCCTGGACGTCCACTACTCCTCCGGCATCGGCAACCACTTCGCCTACCTGCTGGCGGAGGGCAGCGGCGGGAAGAGCATCAACGGCGTGGCCCACGACTCCGCCACCTGCGACGGCTCGACGGTGACGGGGATCGGCCGGGCCAAGCTGGGCGCCATCTGGTACCGGGCGCTGACGGTCTACATGACGTCGTCCACCGACTACGCGGGGGCGCGCGCGGCGACGCTGGACGCGGCGCGGGACCTGTACGGGGCGGGTAGCGCGGAGTACGCGGCCGTGGGTTCGGCCTGGAGCGCGGTGAACGTGGGCTGA
- a CDS encoding class F sortase produces MGRNGNTGDAAIACVTVVALCAGVWLLTSGPDAPAPPQPSAAEAHIGAAVGQSAVPGLPPSPPDRIRIPSIRVDAPLTGLGLTRSGSLDVPPATHKNLAGWYEAGTTPGETGTAIVAGHVDNADGPAVFYHLGALKRGSTIEVDRRDGSVARFQVDAIEVYDAKNFPDKKVYGAAARPELRVITCGGGYSRSTGYQGNVVVFAHLTGSE; encoded by the coding sequence ATGGGCAGGAACGGCAACACGGGCGACGCCGCGATAGCCTGCGTCACCGTCGTCGCCCTGTGCGCCGGCGTGTGGCTGCTGACCAGCGGGCCCGACGCACCCGCCCCGCCCCAGCCGTCGGCCGCCGAGGCGCACATCGGAGCGGCCGTCGGCCAGTCCGCGGTGCCCGGACTGCCGCCGTCCCCGCCGGACCGCATCCGCATCCCCTCGATCCGCGTGGACGCGCCCCTGACGGGCCTCGGCCTCACCCGCAGCGGCAGCCTCGACGTGCCGCCCGCCACGCACAAGAACCTCGCCGGCTGGTACGAGGCCGGCACCACCCCCGGCGAGACCGGCACCGCCATCGTCGCCGGGCACGTCGACAACGCCGACGGCCCCGCCGTCTTCTACCACCTCGGCGCCCTCAAACGGGGCAGCACCATCGAGGTGGACCGGCGGGACGGCAGCGTGGCCCGCTTCCAGGTGGACGCGATCGAGGTGTACGACGCCAAGAACTTCCCCGACAAGAAGGTGTACGGCGCGGCGGCCCGGCCCGAGCTGCGGGTGATCACCTGCGGCGGCGGTTATTCGCGCAGCACCGGCTATCAGGGGAACGTCGTCGTGTTCGCGCATCTGACGGGAAGCGAATGA
- a CDS encoding NAD(P)-dependent oxidoreductase, whose protein sequence is MTDNASSPTPLTLLGTGAMGTALARAWLAAGHPVTVWNRTPARAEPLAAEGATVAGSAAEAVAANRLVIACLLDDASVGESLSDADLAGRDLVNLTTGTPGQGRARAAWAQARGARFLDAGIMAVPPMIGAPASGAYVLYSGSSEMFEEHRATLAVPAGTRYVGADPGFAALHDVALLSGMYGMFAGITHAFALIRGEDIAPKEFAPLLVSWLTAMAPAALETADKLESGDYTKDVVSNLAMQVAGTGTLLRTAEEQGVSTELLTPFMTLMERRLAAGHGEEDPTGVIESLAIGND, encoded by the coding sequence ATGACTGACAACGCCTCTTCCCCGACCCCGCTCACCCTCCTCGGCACCGGCGCCATGGGCACCGCCCTCGCCCGCGCCTGGCTCGCCGCCGGCCACCCCGTCACCGTCTGGAACCGCACGCCCGCCCGCGCCGAGCCCCTCGCCGCCGAGGGCGCCACGGTCGCCGGGAGCGCGGCCGAGGCGGTGGCCGCCAACCGGCTGGTGATCGCCTGCCTGCTGGACGACGCGTCGGTCGGCGAGTCCCTGTCCGACGCCGACCTGGCCGGTCGTGACCTGGTCAACCTCACCACGGGCACGCCGGGCCAGGGCCGCGCCCGCGCCGCCTGGGCGCAGGCGCGGGGCGCCCGTTTCCTGGACGCGGGCATCATGGCCGTACCGCCGATGATCGGCGCCCCGGCGTCCGGGGCGTACGTGCTGTACAGCGGCTCGTCCGAGATGTTCGAGGAGCACCGGGCGACCCTCGCCGTCCCGGCCGGTACCCGCTACGTCGGCGCGGACCCCGGCTTCGCCGCGCTGCACGACGTGGCCCTGCTCAGCGGGATGTACGGCATGTTCGCGGGCATCACGCACGCCTTCGCGCTGATCCGCGGGGAGGACATCGCGCCGAAGGAGTTCGCGCCGCTGCTCGTGTCCTGGCTGACCGCGATGGCGCCGGCCGCGCTGGAGACCGCCGACAAGCTGGAGTCCGGCGACTACACCAAGGACGTCGTGTCCAACCTCGCCATGCAGGTGGCCGGCACCGGCACCCTGCTGCGCACGGCCGAGGAACAGGGCGTCAGCACGGAGCTGCTGACACCGTTCATGACCCTGATGGAGCGCCGCCTCGCGGCGGGGCACGGCGAGGAGGACCCGACGGGGGTGATCGAGTCGCTCGCGATCGGAAACGACTGA
- a CDS encoding winged helix-turn-helix transcriptional regulator encodes MAVGRRPGSYVCGVDAAMDVIGGKWKVLILWALHVRPHRFGELRRELPGVTEKVLAAQLRELEADGIVHREVYEEVPPRVEYSLTPRGETLNEALAPLGAWGKANVLAEPVRAEPVRAASVPAEPPLPAAPRA; translated from the coding sequence ATGGCGGTGGGACGACGGCCGGGGTCGTACGTCTGCGGGGTCGACGCGGCGATGGACGTGATCGGCGGGAAATGGAAGGTGCTCATCCTCTGGGCGCTGCATGTGCGGCCGCACCGTTTCGGCGAGCTGCGCCGGGAGCTGCCCGGGGTGACGGAGAAGGTGCTCGCGGCGCAGCTGCGGGAGCTGGAGGCGGACGGGATCGTGCACCGGGAGGTGTACGAGGAGGTGCCGCCGAGAGTGGAGTACTCACTGACACCGCGCGGGGAGACCCTGAACGAGGCGCTTGCGCCACTGGGGGCCTGGGGGAAGGCGAACGTTCTCGCGGAACCCGTGCGAGCGGAACCCGTGCGAGCGGCGTCCGTGCCGGCGGAGCCGCCCTTGCCGGCGGCCCCCAGGGCGTGA
- a CDS encoding sulfite exporter TauE/SafE family protein has protein sequence MPDIPLAMVAALCLAALAAGWIDAVVGGGGLLLLPVLLLGLPAGTPAAYALGTNKAVAIVGTTGAAVTYARKAPVDVRTAIRIGLAALAGSSGGAFFAAGMSTDVLKPLIMVVLLAVAAFVILKPAFGTAPAPGPVTRRRVLAAIGLAGLGIGFYDGLIGPGTGTFLVLALTAVLHLDLVTASATAKIVNCCTNAGALVTFAWQGTVLWQLAALMAVFNLAGGTLGAHTALKKGSGFVRIVLLTVVFALVANLAYEQWVA, from the coding sequence ATGCCCGACATACCCCTCGCCATGGTGGCCGCCCTCTGCCTCGCCGCGCTCGCGGCCGGCTGGATCGATGCCGTGGTCGGGGGCGGGGGCCTGCTGCTGCTCCCCGTCCTGCTGCTCGGGCTCCCCGCCGGCACCCCGGCCGCGTACGCGCTCGGCACCAACAAGGCGGTCGCCATCGTCGGCACGACCGGCGCCGCCGTGACGTACGCCCGCAAGGCCCCCGTCGACGTCCGCACCGCGATCCGCATCGGCCTCGCCGCACTCGCCGGCTCCTCCGGCGGTGCCTTCTTCGCGGCCGGCATGAGTACGGACGTACTGAAACCGTTGATCATGGTGGTGCTGCTCGCCGTGGCCGCCTTCGTGATCCTCAAGCCCGCCTTCGGTACCGCCCCGGCACCGGGCCCGGTCACCCGCCGCCGCGTCCTCGCCGCGATCGGCCTCGCCGGGCTGGGCATCGGGTTCTACGACGGCCTGATCGGCCCCGGCACCGGTACGTTCCTGGTGCTCGCCCTGACCGCCGTGCTCCATCTCGACCTGGTCACCGCCTCCGCCACCGCCAAGATCGTCAACTGCTGCACCAACGCCGGCGCCCTCGTCACCTTCGCCTGGCAGGGCACCGTGCTGTGGCAACTGGCGGCGCTGATGGCGGTGTTCAACCTCGCGGGCGGCACGCTGGGCGCGCACACCGCGCTGAAGAAGGGCAGCGGTTTCGTCCGGATCGTGCTGCTGACGGTGGTGTTCGCGCTGGTGGCGAACCTGGCGTACGAACAGTGGGTGGCCTAG
- a CDS encoding NAD(P)/FAD-dependent oxidoreductase has protein sequence MTSNKRVVVIGAGLAGVRLARRLGELGTPALLVGEEEHRPYNRVLLAEVLAGRYHPDVIALPGLAAPAELIRTQVTGIDRDGRTVSCADGSEIAYDTLVLATGSNPVLPPLRGLFTPDHLLPEGVHAFRTMDDCLGLSKAVRPGVRAVVIGGGLLGVSAARALAVRGVQVVLAQQSERLMERQLDPAASQLVRRHLTDLGVEVHTECRVRDVRVVGGAVRSVEMADGYALDADLVVLACGVRPRAGLAQAAGLAVHKGVLVDDELRTSDPHIYAIGDCAQHDGNLYGLATPALDQADTLAELLAGSTTARYTGTRALTRLTLAGQAPFDLAAFGETEPRPGDDVVQLTDATRGTYRKVVVRDDRLVGGVLVGELGTVGALARAWEGAEPLPDDGPLLHLLTNDGGS, from the coding sequence ATGACCTCGAATAAGCGTGTGGTGGTGATCGGCGCCGGCCTCGCGGGCGTGCGGCTCGCCCGGCGGCTCGGTGAGCTCGGCACGCCCGCGCTGCTCGTCGGCGAGGAGGAGCACCGCCCGTACAACCGGGTCCTGCTCGCCGAGGTGCTGGCCGGCCGGTACCACCCGGACGTGATCGCCCTGCCGGGCCTTGCGGCCCCCGCGGAGCTGATCCGCACCCAGGTGACCGGGATCGACCGCGACGGGCGGACCGTGAGCTGCGCGGACGGCTCGGAGATCGCATACGACACGCTGGTCCTGGCCACCGGCTCCAACCCGGTACTGCCGCCCCTGCGCGGCCTGTTCACCCCCGACCACCTGCTGCCCGAGGGCGTCCACGCCTTCCGCACCATGGACGACTGCCTGGGCCTGTCCAAGGCGGTCCGGCCGGGAGTGCGCGCGGTCGTCATCGGCGGCGGGCTCCTCGGGGTCTCCGCCGCCCGCGCGCTCGCCGTGCGCGGCGTGCAGGTCGTGCTCGCCCAGCAGTCCGAGCGGCTCATGGAGCGCCAGCTCGACCCGGCCGCGTCCCAGCTGGTCAGGCGCCACCTCACCGACCTCGGCGTCGAGGTGCACACCGAGTGCCGGGTGCGGGACGTACGGGTCGTCGGCGGCGCGGTCCGCTCGGTCGAGATGGCCGACGGGTACGCCCTCGACGCCGACCTCGTGGTGCTGGCCTGCGGTGTCCGCCCCCGCGCGGGGCTCGCGCAGGCGGCCGGGCTCGCGGTCCACAAGGGCGTCCTCGTCGACGACGAGCTGCGCACCTCCGACCCGCACATCTACGCGATCGGCGACTGCGCCCAGCACGACGGCAACCTGTACGGACTCGCGACCCCCGCGCTCGACCAGGCCGACACCCTCGCCGAGCTGCTGGCCGGCAGCACCACCGCCCGCTACACCGGCACCCGCGCCCTCACCCGCCTCACCCTGGCCGGTCAGGCCCCCTTCGACCTCGCCGCGTTCGGCGAGACGGAACCCCGCCCCGGTGACGACGTCGTGCAGCTCACCGACGCCACCCGGGGCACCTACCGCAAGGTCGTCGTCCGCGACGACCGCCTGGTCGGCGGGGTCCTCGTCGGCGAACTCGGCACCGTCGGCGCGCTCGCCCGCGCCTGGGAGGGAGCAGAGCCGCTCCCCGACGACGGCCCCCTGCTCCACCTGCTCACCAACGATGGAGGCTCCTGA
- a CDS encoding gamma-glutamylcyclotransferase family protein, giving the protein MTLPFFVYGTLRPGEPNHDSFLRGRTHTEEPARLTGAVLYDGPGYPYAVEEPGGMVTGDLITPVPDAYDELLTVLDRLEEYAPGNARNLYERVSREVVRDTDGAALRAWVYVAAPAVAARLRMRGKLIEGGDWLARG; this is encoded by the coding sequence GTGACCCTCCCGTTCTTCGTCTACGGCACCCTCCGTCCCGGCGAGCCCAACCACGACTCCTTCCTGCGCGGCCGCACGCACACCGAGGAACCGGCCCGCCTCACGGGCGCGGTGCTGTACGACGGCCCCGGCTATCCGTACGCGGTGGAGGAGCCCGGCGGAATGGTGACCGGCGACCTGATCACGCCCGTCCCGGACGCCTACGACGAACTCCTCACCGTTCTCGACCGGTTGGAGGAGTACGCCCCGGGAAACGCCCGCAACCTCTACGAGCGCGTCAGCCGCGAGGTCGTCCGGGACACCGACGGGGCGGCGCTGCGGGCCTGGGTGTACGTGGCCGCGCCCGCCGTCGCCGCCCGGCTGCGGATGCGGGGCAAGCTGATCGAGGGCGGGGACTGGCTGGCGCGGGGCTGA
- a CDS encoding sirohydrochlorin chelatase, translating to MTALLPLHDESDHRPGSPALVLVAHGSRDPRTLATVHTLLDRIRELRPGLRVHLGHIELNEPLLPDTLAALGDDEAILVPLLLSRGYHIKQDIPEMAATARARTRVAAPLGPHPLLVETLYTRLAEAGWRTPTTESARRSTAVILAAAGSRDPDAATDTGRTATLLATRLRVPVLPAYASAASPTVPEAIRTLRSQGVRNIALASYFTAPGRFARECAEATPGIAAAPLGAHPLMARLLLHRYDETETRAPLKPALAVAS from the coding sequence ATGACGGCGTTGCTCCCGCTTCACGACGAGTCCGACCACCGCCCCGGCTCCCCGGCGCTGGTCCTGGTGGCCCATGGCAGCCGCGACCCCCGCACCCTCGCCACGGTCCACACCCTCCTCGACCGGATCCGCGAGCTGCGCCCCGGCCTGCGCGTACACCTCGGCCACATCGAGCTGAACGAGCCCCTGCTGCCCGACACCCTCGCCGCCCTCGGCGACGACGAGGCGATCCTCGTACCGCTCCTGCTCAGCCGCGGCTACCACATCAAGCAGGACATCCCCGAGATGGCCGCCACCGCCCGGGCCCGCACGCGCGTCGCCGCCCCGCTCGGCCCGCACCCCCTCCTCGTGGAGACCCTGTACACCCGCCTGGCCGAGGCGGGCTGGCGCACCCCCACGACGGAGTCCGCACGCCGCTCGACCGCCGTGATCCTCGCCGCGGCCGGCTCCCGAGACCCCGACGCGGCAACGGACACCGGCCGCACGGCAACCCTGCTCGCCACCCGCCTGCGCGTCCCGGTCCTCCCGGCCTACGCGTCGGCCGCGTCCCCCACGGTCCCGGAGGCGATCCGCACACTCAGGTCCCAGGGCGTCCGGAACATCGCCCTGGCCTCGTACTTCACCGCCCCGGGCCGCTTCGCGAGGGAGTGCGCCGAGGCGACCCCGGGCATAGCGGCGGCCCCACTGGGCGCGCACCCCTTGATGGCGCGACTGCTCCTGCACCGCTACGACGAGACGGAGACGCGGGCACCCTTGAAACCGGCGCTGGCTGTAGCTTCCTAG
- a CDS encoding NADPH-dependent FMN reductase, translated as MTNSTTDMSAHPLNVTAVIGSNRHGRFGPVVADWLLDRVRDRPDLALDVVDVAGTDLPTDLAPTPEATAALSSITPKLAAADAFVVVTPEYNHSFPAGLKNLIDWHFTEWRAKPVALVSYGGLAGGLRAVEHLRQVFAELHATTVRDTVSFHNAGSAFDADGRLKDATGPNAAAKTMLDQLTWWGRALREARERRPYGE; from the coding sequence ATGACGAATTCCACCACCGACATGTCCGCCCACCCCCTGAACGTCACCGCCGTCATCGGCAGCAACCGGCACGGCCGCTTCGGCCCCGTCGTCGCCGACTGGCTGCTCGACCGCGTCCGGGACCGCCCCGACCTGGCCCTCGACGTGGTCGACGTGGCCGGGACCGACCTGCCGACGGACCTGGCGCCCACGCCCGAGGCCACCGCCGCCCTGTCGTCCATCACCCCGAAGCTCGCGGCGGCGGACGCGTTCGTCGTCGTCACCCCGGAGTACAACCACTCGTTCCCGGCCGGGCTGAAGAACCTCATCGACTGGCACTTCACCGAGTGGCGGGCCAAGCCCGTCGCCCTCGTCTCGTACGGCGGACTCGCGGGCGGTCTGCGCGCGGTCGAACACCTCCGTCAGGTCTTCGCCGAGCTCCACGCCACCACCGTCCGCGACACGGTGTCCTTCCACAACGCGGGCAGCGCCTTCGACGCCGACGGCCGCCTCAAGGACGCCACCGGCCCGAACGCCGCCGCGAAGACGATGCTGGACCAGCTGACATGGTGGGGCCGGGCCCTGCGGGAGGCGAGGGAACGGCGCCCGTACGGGGAGTGA
- a CDS encoding SanA/YdcF family protein translates to MKIRRPRLPRTRTGQRRLVQALLAGCVLALLPSTWMHVSTDDRLRTAADAPRTDVAVVFGAGLWNGEPSPYLAHRLDAAAELYRAGRVRVVLVTGDNSREDYDEPDAMRAYLTRNGVPDARIVSDYAGFDTWDSCVRARKVFGVDEAVLISQGFHIRRAVALCEAAGVTSYGVGVDERHDGTWYYGGVREILAAGKGALDVVFKPDPRFLGPREPGVERALAAGGEQ, encoded by the coding sequence ATGAAGATCCGCCGGCCGCGGCTGCCGCGCACCCGGACCGGGCAGCGGCGGCTGGTGCAGGCGCTGCTCGCGGGGTGCGTGCTCGCGCTGTTGCCGTCGACGTGGATGCACGTCAGCACGGACGACCGGCTGCGCACGGCCGCCGACGCGCCCCGTACCGACGTCGCGGTGGTCTTCGGTGCGGGTCTGTGGAACGGCGAGCCGTCGCCGTATCTCGCCCACCGTCTCGACGCGGCGGCCGAGCTGTATCGCGCGGGGCGGGTGAGGGTGGTGCTCGTCACCGGTGACAACAGCCGCGAGGACTACGACGAGCCGGACGCCATGCGGGCCTATCTCACCCGGAACGGCGTCCCGGACGCCCGGATCGTCAGCGACTACGCGGGCTTCGACACCTGGGACTCCTGTGTGCGGGCCCGGAAGGTCTTCGGGGTCGACGAGGCCGTGCTGATCAGCCAGGGCTTCCACATCCGGCGCGCGGTCGCGTTGTGCGAGGCGGCGGGGGTGACGTCGTACGGGGTCGGCGTGGACGAGCGGCACGACGGGACCTGGTACTACGGGGGTGTCCGGGAGATCCTCGCGGCGGGAAAGGGCGCGCTGGACGTCGTCTTCAAGCCCGATCCGCGGTTCCTCGGGCCCCGGGAGCCGGGCGTGGAGCGGGCCCTGGCGGCGGGCGGGGAGCAGTGA